A genomic region of Papaver somniferum cultivar HN1 chromosome 7, ASM357369v1, whole genome shotgun sequence contains the following coding sequences:
- the LOC113298786 gene encoding transcriptional activator DEMETER-like isoform X2 produces MDYSRRLMEERGPWIPVTPAKPMPIRPQPMNSNGSQPNWIDAVGVGFPAKYFHQNASLPRSNFTSATTTSNGVMNACFNSMDYADRSRGMSTWEEALLGNHRTAPDIVDNPFPETSCSSNTVGSVWDNIGFSELLALSGTPAGAASILSQRGENIAVSSTNFPISNSHVRGSLQYTNRPIADQNFVTSSNLSNNHSNFSPHAPQYGFPVPNRTTFDLNSPSQTFADAVSNGDISLQFSPITPPQIKGGAVNQHSEIAEHVSVRISDMVNNEVDQGSNNGIEIQCQDSLLHSVVNSPSVAASTLLKENQNADRTEEHGIDLNKTPVLKPKRKKVRPRVLIEGKKPSKTPYHRTKQPSAKETPSVKRKYVRKNGLKTSHTPSANIEEEFNADKVILKSAKKVLNFDLVEVRDGSRSSTTGYHEGLLSSIVDSSSSRCKENSQSQTNEICNGVNSETKLTTELPQGLEVVVENSPARLAFDLNCASTQLLEDCISIPDKPIPTTPPPTRREQTRESLSALLSSIDNTVIIDTCLNNGEPYHLLRNQHTQSYQQNATASILQSDIRFTNQDNLIQSNQIQLEGCDLARGSKRGYCHTIAETDLQSLNPLRSRGSTLQTYQHKLGGHGYHRNSSTAELHFSEISKKTRIERDQNVVNSILDSSKVSFLESTRKEMACKEIAVNANHIALQAKSRSAIQLGNVGINHLNGAGHSAPNLQLQAVANQNCRLPDTWEALLSQTQKPSCEQSEKTPYLGQTKNRSKVPAQFCELSSLTTTLDCSKMPGAPQKMAPIPGDKLGNKNFSRPRESGAHLAVDNQVKKPRRGRPSKTLDNGISVSRSRKKNESLQKREMFMYTQHPVNEKPRGSLDMSWLSMDEIINKIDRLTINDTRTDVTAPEQYALVPFGGEGQMVPYEGLFNGIKKKQLRPKVNLDAETDRVWKLLMGIQNNDGVEGTTQDKEKWWEEERKVFRGRADSFIARMHLIQGDRRFSKWKGSVVDSVVGVFLTQNVSDILSSSAFMCLVARFPLKTATNNNACSKEATQIIVEEPEVCTVDSDDNISWQEKMQDRLLSEQDYVDIRELQLEERETGHSNESFGSNVGGSLNPGTGCQLLVEARDRRAVEDVVSSQNSVVSSQNSIDSTEFQKADGNTTARIRGESLLGNEVRRQLEDVVSSQISADSSSICTDDRIRSYSYFNSGPEMAPSCTSNSVSNHPSFTELLWMGDTPLLQEYYSQESGSFAQNLNSKSCQGSEGKREEKKSMTPETVVQEVESPKMLGTESRFPLSSDAPQMTTVIDPNWMCKTVMPISETVTNRQKLLANAETALKTDRYPSASKYLELPDISATQETLVREHQDSWNNLQKVRDGTFIYQSSTATESTKPVETQAQMGRVMQQSHSNFVNLSHENLDAEGSTSLTDKQTSQKEQIRSSDGVFNEKTSNASKAKGKPDKEKKKEFDWDSLRRDVYQKGLKREKSNNTMDSLNWEAVRTADVSEIANAIKERGMNNMLAERIKAFLNRLVSDHGSIDLEWLRDVPPDKAKEYLLSIRGLGLKSVECVRLLTLHNLAFPVDTNVGRIAVRLGWVPLQPLPESLQLHLLELYPMLETIQKFLWPRLCTLDQPTLYELHYQLITFGKVFCTKSKPNCNACPMRAECRHFASAFASARLALPGPEEKGIVTSFPSEKYQNPPMDANPISLPLLEANLVSGTRIRKNECEPIIEEPATPENDYAETLESDIEDAFGECPNEIPSINLDMEEFTLTLQNYMQENKMELQEGDLSNALVAITPRAASIPVPKLKNVNRLRTEHLVYELPDSHPLLEGVPRRDPDDHCSYLLAIWTPGETAESIQPPEGCCSSRASGNLCSEKTCFSCNSTREASSQTVRGTLLIPCRTAMRGSFPLNGTYFQVNEVFADHDSSLNPIDVPRAWIWNLPRRTVLFGTSVSTIFKGQTTQEIQNCFWKGFVCVRGFDQKSRAPRPLMARLHFPASKLVKNKLYTTKE; encoded by the exons ATGGATTACAGTAGAAGGCTAATGGAGGAGAGGGGTCCATGGATTCCAGTAACACCTGCAAAACCTATGCCAATAAGACCACAACCTATGAACTCTAATGGGAGCCAACCAAATTGGATTGATGCTGTTGGAGTTGGTTTTCCAGCTAAGTATTTTCATCAGAATGCAAGTCTTCCTCGTAGTAATTTCACTAGTGCTACTACTACTTCTAATGGAGTGATGAATGCATGCTTTAATTCAATGGATTATGCGGATCGAAGTAGAGGAATGAGTACCTGGGAAGAAGCTTTGCTTGGGAATCACAGAACTGCACCTGACATTGTTGACAACCCTTTCCCAGAAACTTCTTGTAGTAGTAATACAGTCGGCTCAGTGTGGGATAATATTGGATTTTCGGAATTATTAGCTCTCAGTGGAACGCCTGCTGGGGCCGCCTCGATTCTCTCTCAAAGAGGCGAAAACATTGCAGTCAGCAGTACAAACTTTCCAATTTCAAATTCTCATGTTCGCGGTAGCCTGCAATATACAAATAGGCCTATTGCAGATCAGAATTTTGTTACAAGCTCTAACTTGTCGAACAATCACAGCAACTTCTCACCGCATGCACCACAGT ATGGGTTTCCTGTTCCAAACCGTACCACGTTCGACCTTAATTCTCCGTCTCAAACATTTGCTGATGCAGTCTCAAATGGTGATATATCTTTACAGTTTTCACCTATTACACCACCTCAGATTAAGGGAGGAGCAGTAAACCAGCATTCTGAAATTGCAGAGCATGTCTCAGTAAGAATATCAGATATGGTGAACAATGAAGTAGACCAAGGAAGTAATAACGGTATTGAAATTCAGTGCCAAGATTCACTCTTGCATTCTGTAGTGAACTCACCATCAGTTGCTGCCTCTACATTGCTTAAAGAGAATCAAAATGCAGACAGGACAGAGGAGCACGGTATTGACCTAAACAAGACACCAGTACTGAAGCCTAAACGGAAAAAAGTCAGACCCAGAGTTTTAATTGAAGGCAAAAAACCCAGTAAGACTCCTTACCACCGCACCAAGCAGCCTAGTGCAAAAGAAACTCCATCTGTGAAAAGGAAGTATGTAAGGAAAAATGGCCTTAAAACCTCACATACCCCCTCAGCCAATATTGAAGAAGAGTTTAATGCAGATAAGGTCATTCTTAAATCTGCCAAAAAGGTTTTGAATTTCGACTTGGTAGAAGTAAGAGATGGAAGCCGCAGCAGCACAACGGGTTATCACGAAGGGTTGCTGAGCAGCATTGTGGACAGTTCTTCAAGCAGGTGTAAGGAAAATTCACAATCCCAAACCAATGAGATATGTAATGGAGTTAATAGTGAAACTAAATTGACAACGGAGCTTCCACAAGGACTGGAAGTTGTGGTAGAGAATTCACCAGCAAGACTTGCATTTGATCTCAATTGTGCATCAACTCAGCTTCTGGAAGATTGTATCTCAATCCCTGATAAACCAATTCCAACTACCCCGCCACCTACAAGGAGAGAACAAACACGGGAAAGTCTGTCTGCCCTTTTGAGTAGCATAGATAACACAGTCATCATAGATACCTGCCTGAACAATGGAGAACCATATCATCTTCTCAGGAATCAACATACCCAATCATATCAACAAAATGCTACAGCTTCCATACTTCAGAGCGAtattcgattcacaaaccaagataATTTGATTCAAAGCAACCAAATACAGTTGGAAGGGTGTGACCTGGCGAGGGGATCAAAGAGAGGATACTGTCATACCATTGCCGAGACGGATCTCCAATCACTGAATCCATTAAGGAGCCGTGGGAGTACTCTCCAGACTTACCAGCACAAGTTAGGAGGACATGGATACCACAGAAACAGCAGCACTGCCGAGTTACATTTTTCAGAAATTAGCAAGAAAACGAGGATAGAGAGAGACCAGAATGTTGTCAATTCTATCTTGGATTCTTCGAAGGTGTCTTTTCTGGAAAGTACAAGAAAAGAAATGGCATGCAAAGAGATTGCCGTCAATGCCAATCACATTGCATTACAAGCTAAAAGCAGAAGTGCCATTCAATTGGGCAATGTCGGTATAAACCACCTGAATGGAGCTGGTCATTCAGCACCAAATCTGCAGTTACAAGCGGTCGCAAATCAAAACTGCAGACTGCCAGATACTTGGGAAGCATTGCTTTCACAGACCCAAAAACCAAGCTGTGAGCAGTCTGAGAAGACACCATACCTTGGTCAGACTAAGAACCGGTCAAAAGTTCCTGCACAATTCTGTGAACTGAGCTCCCTTACTACAACTCTTGATTGCAGTAAAATGCCAGGAGCTCCTCAAAAAATGGCTCCAATCCCTGGTGACAAGCTTGGAAACAAGAACTTCTCTAGGCCTCGAGAAAGCGGAGCACACCTGGCAGTAGATAACCAAGTGAAGAAGCCAAGAAGAGGGCGGCCGTCAAAGACACTTGACAATGGAATTTCTGTCTCCCGCTCTAGAAAAAAGAATGAGAGCCTTCAAAAACGTGAAATGTTTATGTATACTCAACATCCAGTCAATGAGAAGCCAAGAG GTTCCTTAGATATGTCATGGCTTTCCATGGATGAGATAATAAATAAGATAGACCGTCTAACTATCAATGATACGAGGACAGACGTGACGGCACCAGAACAATATGCACTGGTTCCATTTGGAGGAGAGGGGCAAATGGTTCCATATGAAGGTCTGTTTAATGGTATCAAGAAAAAACAGCTGCGGCCCAAAGTCAATCTTGATGCAGAAACTGATAGAGTGTGGAAACTTCTGATGGGAATACAGAACAATGATGGTGTTGAGGGGACCACTCAGGATAAGGAAAAATGGTGGGAAGAAGAGAGAAAAGTTTTCCGTGGAAGGGCAGATTCATTCATTGCCCGCATGCATCTCATCCAAG GAGATAGACGCTTCTCAAAATGGAAAGGATCTGTCGTGGATTCAGTGGTTGGAGTTTTTCTTACACAAAATGTCTCTGATATTCTCTCAAG TTCTGCCTTCATGTGTCTTGTGGCCCGATTTCCCTTAAAAACTGCAACCAACAACAATGCATGCAGCAAGGAAGCAACACAAATTATAGTCGAAGAGCCAGAGGTGTGCACTGTTGATTCAGATGATAACATCAGTTGGCAAGAAAAGATGCAAGATCGTTTATTATCCGAACAAGACTATGTTGACATCCGTGAACTGCAGTTAGAAGAAAGGGAGACAGGACACAGCAACGAATCATTTGGAAGCAACGTTGGTGGTTCATTGAACCCAGGAACAGGGTGTCAGCTTTTGGTAGAAGCCAGAGATAGGAGAGCAGTGGAAGATGTAGTTTCATCACAAAACTCGGTAGTTTCCTCTCAAAATTCAATAGACTCAACCGAATTCCAAAAAGCCGACGGAAACACTACTGCAAGGATAAGAGGAGAGAGCTTGTTAGGGAATGAGGTCAGAAGACAGTTGGAAGATGTTGTTTCATCTCAAATCTCTGCAGATTCTTCAAGCATTTGTACAGATGACAGAATCAGATCGTACTCATATTTCAACTCCGGACCAGAGATGGCACCCAGTTGTACATCGAACAGTGTAAGTAATCATCCTTCTTTTACGGAACTTTTGTGGATGGGAGATACCCCCTTGTTGCAAGAATATTATAGTCAAGAAAGTGGGAGCTTCGCTCAAAATCTAAACTCCAAAAGTTGTCAAGGATCAGAAGGAAagcgagaagaaaaaaaaagt ATGACCCCAGAGACAGTAGTACAAGAGGTGGAGTCACCAAAGATGCTGGGAACAGAGAGTAGGTTTCCTTTGTCATCAGATGCTCCTCAAATGACAACCGTGATAGACCCGAACTGGATGTGCAAAACAGTAATGCCAATTTCTGAAACTGTAACTAACCGTCAAAAGTTGTTGGCAAATGCTGAAACTGCACTCAAAACCGATAGATACCCATCAGCAAGCAAGTACTTAGAGCTCCCAGATATAAGTGCAACACAAGAAACTCTCGTTAGAGAGCACCAGGATTCATGgaataaccttcaaaaggttagAGACGGCACCTTCATATATCAAAGCAGTACAGCCACAGAATCTACAAAACCCGTTGAGACCCAAGCTCAAATGGGCAGAGTGATGCAGCAATCTCACTCAAACTTCGTAAATCTCTCACACGAGAACTTAGATGCTGAAGGCAGTACGTCACTGACAGATAAGCAAACATCTCAGAAAGAGCAAATACGTTCTTCAGACGGGGTATTTAATGAGAAAACCAGCAATGCTTCAAAAGCCAAAGGAAAGCCTGataaggaaaaaaagaaagaattcgaCTGGGATAGTTTGCGAAGGGATGTGTATCAGAAAGgtttaaaaagagaaaaaagcaaCAACACAATGGACTCTCTGAACTGGGAAGCAGTGAGAACTGCTGATGTTAGTGAGATTGCCAACGCAATCAAAGAGCGAGGAATGAATAATATGCTCGCAGAGAGAATCAAG GCTTTCCTCAACAGGCTTGTAAGTGATCATGGAAGTATCGACCTTGAGTGGTTAAGGGATGTTCCACCTGACAAGGCAAA GGAATATCTGCTAAGCATAAGGGGATTGGGACTCAAAAGCGTGGAGTGTGTCAGACTTTTGACACTTCACAACCTCGCTTTCCCA GTCGACACAAATGTTGGACGCATTGCTGTCAGACTAGGATGGGTACCACTTCAACCATTGCCCGAGTCCCTTCAACTGCATTTGCTAGAACT GTACCCAATGTTGGAGACCATCCAGAAATTTCTTTGGCCGCGGCTGTGCACACTTGACCAACCGACATT ATACGAGCTGCATTACCAGTTGATTACATTTGGAAAG GTTTTCTGTACCAAGAGCAAGCCAAATTGCAATGCATGTCCAATGAGAGCAGAATGCAGACACTTTGCAAGTGCATTTGCGAG TGCGAGGCTCGCCCTGCCAGGGCCAGAGGAAAAGGGAATTGTAACTTCATTTCCTTCAGAGAAGTACCAAAATCCGCCAATGGATGCCAATCCGATCTCACTTCCTCTACTAGAAGCAAATCTGGTTTCAGGAACAAGAATCAGAAAGAATGAATGTGAGCCTATTATTGAAGAGCCGGCAACACCGGAGAATGATTATGCAGAAACACTGGAGAGTGATATAGAAGATGCTTTTGGCGAGTGTCCCAATGAAATTCCTTCAATCAACCTCGACATGGAAGAGTTTACGCTTACCTTACAGAATTACATGCAAGAAAACAAAATGGAACTCCAAGAAGGTGATCTCTCCAATGCATTGGTGGCGATAACTCCACGGGCTGCTTCCATCCCAGTACCAAAGCTGAAGAATGTCAACCGACTCCGAACAGAACACCTAGT CTATGAACTTCCAGATTCACACCCTCTACTGGAAGGG GTGCCAAGACGAGACCCTGATGATCATTGTTCATATCTTCTTGCTATATGGACACCAG GTGAAACAGCAGAATCAATTCAACCACCCGAAGGATGTTGTAGTTCCCGGGCATCAGGTAACCTATGTAGTGAGAAGACATGCTTTTCATGCAACAGTACACGTGAAGCAAGCTCCCAAACTGTCAGAGGAACACTTCTG ATACCTTGCAGAACAGCAATGAGAGGAAGTTTTCCTTTGAACGGAACATATTTTCAAGTGAATGAg GTGTTCGCTGACCACGATTCAAGCCTTAATCCAATTGATGTCCCGAGGGCCTGGATATGGAACCTACCAAGACGAACTGTTCTGTTTGGAACCTCAGTATCAACGATATTTAAAG GTCAAACAACACAAGAAATTCAAAATTGCTTCTGGAAAG GATTTGTATGTGTTCGTGGATTCGACCAGAAGTCGCGTGCACCCCGTCCTCTTATGGCAAGATTACACTTTCCAGCAAGCAAATTggtcaaaaataaattatatacaacCAAGGAATAG